The sequence AAGGCGGTGAAATCACAAATCCCGCCTCCTTAGACACATGGGATCCTGAAGAGTTCTTCACTTCACTGGATCTTTGGGACCCGTTTCAAAACTTTCCGTTCCCTTCATTGTTTTCCACTCACTTTCCTGCCTTTCCAAGGCAAACCCAAGTGAACTGGAAGGAAACATCAAGGGCGCATGTGTTTAGAGCTGTGTTTCCTGGGTTTGGCAGAGAAGATGTGCTTGTTTATATTGACGATGATGATATGCTTCAAATAAGTACAGAGGATGGTAAGTTCATGAGCAAGTTCAAGTTGCCTGATAATGCTAGAAGGGATCAGATTAAGGCTGATATGGTGAATGGAGTGCTTGCTGTTACTATTCCTAAGCAAGAAGTTGCCAGTTATAGGCCCGATGTTAGGGTTGTTGAGATTGAAGGTTCTGACTGAAAATCATGTGTTGATTAAGGACTATAATGTAATTTACGTGATTAGGCTGTAATTAGAGTTTGTAGCAGTGTGGTGTGGCATGTCACATGGTGTGCTCTGTATTGTATTTTATGAGCCTTTGTGTTTGCTATGTAATGGCTTTTGTTTGTCAGTTCACAGTTTTTTGCTGCTGTTGCTAATTTATCAATCCTGTGATGTAAAACTGAGCTTGATAAGTGTGTCAGGAAAGATGATCGAGAATGTATTGtaatctaaaatgtttttttaattaaaaaatatatgttttttattttttattttagcatattAATACTAAtgaattattgaaattatttttgaaaaatcttttaaaaaaagttgaatagTAGATTCCAATTCAAGCGAACATTGTTTAGAATTGACTTGAATTCAACGAATGTGtttgacattacatgtaatgtgtATTTTACTGGAGAATTTATTAAAacgttttaaatttattttctatattagtttattaaaattataaaaaatattaatttaatatatttttttaaaaatacataaaagtgaaaataattttactcCCCAACACAGTAGGTCACCACCAAATTAAACATCCGAGttgagttttgttttataaCAATGAGTGTTACGACGATCACATCTAATATTTCCCTAACATACTAAATAGATccctaaatctttttttaaaaacccattagagacataaatattttaccgaatttattttatagaagtttatttagtattgtaataatgattattttttaaagtatttttttagaaatataataaaataatattttattattatttttttaaatttatttttaattttaacatatcaaaatagtctaaaaatataaaaaaaaattaaaaaaaaataattttttttttaaaaattacagccAAGTGAAAATTTGGTatgttgaaaatttaaaataaaaaattaagtcttCATAGGCCTTATACGTACATAAAGACCCCATTTATTTCAGCTGTgccaaagtattttttttaaatcgcaATTGCGACTGCAAGCGGGCTCAAAGAAAGATGGCAGTTTAGAAATTCCAAGTATGTTGTAAATATGGCTCCATTTTAGGCAGGCTTTCAGAGCCCTCTAAGCCTACGAAGTGACAGTTTAACAGAGCAGTATGGACTCAAGCACAgtccaaaaattcaaaattaacggGTCTCTACAGGAACTTTCTACTTCTATCTCCCAACTAGACTCCCTTGTTTACCACTACCAAATACCACCAAGCAATGGCTATACTTGAAGCAAGTACACAGCAGGttcccctctctttctctcttcctctttaCGCGTGTCTACTGCCTGCCCCCTTTGCTTGTTGGTTATTTTTGCTTGTTTTGTGTGTTCATTGTAGGCAAAGCGAGGAAGGTCATCAAAGGTGAAAGGAAGTGAAATGGTTTTGGCTTCAAcacaaacaaataataagaaacaagtGAGAATCTTTACTCCGTggtctgttttcttttcttcttttttttttagaaaacgggttttagaaatattttgattttgattctaTATTTGATCAGCTTTTTTTGttctgaaatgaaaaataaaagagactATTCTGACGCGGTGTCAAATATCCATAGCTTGTTTAAATGTTAAGAATGATAAAGATTGATGGATTGACGGGTACCGTGAATTCTTGAACAGGCACTGCATAATGTTTCTGTGAAGTCTGAAAGGTTAGTGAATAAATGCGATGGATATCTGATATTCTTTTGAGGTgtaaaatcttgggtttttcatttcaaatttgattaaattttgactccattttatcaaatatagCAACAAAAGGAAGAGAGGCACTGTTGTTAATGATGGGGTTAAATCTAAAGCCATGATAAGAGCCATAGAGATTCAAGCTAGTCTATCGTCAGAATTCCCTAGCCTGATCAAGTATATGCAGCCCTCACATGTCAGTGGAGGATTTTGGCTGGTAAACCCCAATTTTCCTTCcctctttttcatattttatgaaattggtATTTTAGTGAATTGAATGAGTTTATTTATTGAATGATAGGGTCTTTGTAAGAAATTCTGTGATGAACATTTGCCAAGTGAGGATACGGTAATTGTTTTGGAAGATGGAAGTGGAAAAAGTTCCCAAACAAAATATCTTGCACACAAGTCAGGCCTTAGTGGTGGATGGAGAGGGTTCTCCATTGATCACAACTTAGTGGAGGGAGATGTGTTGGTTTTTCATTTAGTCAAGCCGACGAAATTCAAGGTAATTATATGAACTTGTCTTCTTAAGTGTACTATAGTTGTGGTTGCTTAAGTGCAATTCTTGCTCTGTTGTGgccatcaaataaatagaatgaGTAAAACTTGCTTGAAGAAGTTTTAGAGTTGTTGATTGTGATATGTTCATGAATGTTACTTTGCATCTAGATCAACATCATTCCGAACAAGTCCATAAAAACCAATTCCATTTTTTTCAGTGGTCCTGGTAGTGACTAAAGGTCTTGAGCAATTTGTGGCAGAACAGCTCAGAAAGATAAAAGAAGCATGTTGATTTCTTCATGCTCAAGTTGGAAGTACCATTTGTTCAAATAAGAATCCCCTTCATTACATGATTTCTTCTTCATAAAAATAGATATAGGATATATGAGGCAATTATTTAGAGATACATTTTGTGCAACAACCCTTATTTTTCTGATAGAAAAGGATCCCATGATCCTAAACCGAGCTTACGTGTGATTGAAAATTCCAAATTTGAagttatcattattttatgtattggtattttctaattttattgatgtttgCATTGTTATAAGGTCTACGTTGTGAGAGCAAATAGTGCAGAAGAAGAGGATGGTGCTCTTGCCTTTCTGAAATTTGATTCTCGTATTAAGCAAATGAATCCTTGTAAGTCGTTTCTCTATTCAGAAGATCTATGCTCCCTTGTCAAGCTACAGATGgcccaaataattaaaaatataatcactTCATTATTTACGGTCATTGTTACAGATCATGCAGAGTCAGAAATGGAATATCAGGATTTGGAACACCTCTATCTAACCAATCCTGAAGAGAATAACACGATGCCCGGTATTTCTAGCATTAGACTTGTATCAGATCATTCTGAAAATGAAAGTGGGGATTTTGGCTTTGAAATCACAGATGGAATCAGAATGTCAGAAACTGTGGTTGATTTTAAGGAAGTGAGAAGTTTTGAGGATTTCGACATCCTAGTAAATGGTTTGGTTATAAACTGTGAGCTCTCCAAACACCTCCAAATGAAGTATTATGAGCTTTGCTGCAGTCAAAAATGTTTTCtccatgaaaattttattgaggGCCTTAACTGCAAACTAATTGCCGGAATAATTTCCGAGACTATCAACATTGCAGATGCCATTAGAGCTTCCAAGGTCACTACCTCCTATGATAATCTCACAACGTGGGAGAAGACTCTCAAAGCCTTTCTGGGGTTAGGAATGAAGGTTGATTTCTTGCTTGCTAGGATGGAACAACTCATCAACTTATCTGCTAAATCAGAGAGGCACAAGAAAGCTAGACTTGAGAAAGATAATGCCGAAGATGAGATGAGAATTCTTGAGGCAAAGATTTCGGGAGTTGAAGAAACAATGAATCGACTAGATGTTGTGGTTGAAACATTGGAGGTGAATGCTGAGAATCTTGAGCCTAGGTTCCAAGAACTGGCTAAAGCCCCATGGTGACAATGAGAAGACATGTCACATAGTTTTTGCTGGGAAACAAGAGCTTTATGCTTCTGGAGATGTATGATGGCCATGGCTAAAATCAATCTTTTTGTTAGTTATGGTTCAAATGGCTCTTGCTGCAATGTTAGCTGATAGCTTTTTGAGCAGCACACAGCAGTTGTATGGCCACCAGGCATTCAGGATTTTGTTTCTGCTCGTGTTCCCCATGACAGTGGTGTCGCTCTTGGACATGTATTAATAGAACCTGTGTTTTAGTAATGAAATCgttggagagagaaaaaattgttTGGACAGATAAATAGCTTGACCTCacgtataattattattacccttttattttaaaggtaaaaatcTATCTGGTagttttaattaagaatatatattttaaaaccatctttttaaatcacaactaattttttttttttaatccgtaAAAACTGCCATGGTATTAAATATATACTTcatatatttgtaaaaaaaaaaaacattcattagaatttattttccaaattaTCTTTACAATTATCTAAAATATAGGAgaataatgtaaaaataatatttttattatataattattaaactcactTGCCTCCTGACCTCCTCTCAGGAGTCGATTCATGAAATTTGGaatataaaacttgaaatatttcgagtttttagttaaatcaaatcaaatattaataaaaaataaaatgtaattattttcattaagttTCTTAGCTATTTGATTGATTCAATTAAATTCagcaagtaaataaaaataaaaaaataaaacggcATAATTCTAATATAAATGATTGATCTAATAACTTGCAGGTTGACTTAATGATCttgtaattcaatttttttttccaagtcaaTTTCTAGACTAAGTTGATTCATGAACTCtagattttgaaaatgaattttatccAGATTTCTagttaaaatcatataaaaaattgatttaataaaaattaattgactcACTAAAttcaacacacacaaaaaaacactatcatttttaatatgaataattaattcaGGTTAGTTTTTAAATCAACAGGCTAACTATTATTTTATGATCAACCGAAAACCTTTACAATTACCCGAAAAGGAAAGTTAATTGAGAGTGACGCGCGGAATGTTCCAAGTATATTCCTGAtagttggaaaaaaataaaattgtccaCCATTATGGGCTGAAATCTGGGCTCTTGAATTTAGACCCACAATCCCATCATGGGCTTTTATACATAATAAGAAGCAAAATTTAACTCAACcacaaacaatcaaacaaacacattaattaattaatatatttggcACTGCCACCTCACCCATACATAACACAACACAAGCAGCCAACTCTACCTTTCTAGCATAttcattctctttacctttttatattttagcccTTCTTGTTTCACCTTCTCCACTCCTACCCCTATAGTTCAAAACTTACAAAAAAACCtcaata is a genomic window of Populus alba chromosome 18, ASM523922v2, whole genome shotgun sequence containing:
- the LOC118039560 gene encoding 18.5 kDa class I heat shock protein, which codes for MSIVPIGNQGGEITNPASLDTWDPEEFFTSLDLWDPFQNFPFPSLFSTHFPAFPRQTQVNWKETSRAHVFRAVFPGFGREDVLVYIDDDDMLQISTEDGKFMSKFKLPDNARRDQIKADMVNGVLAVTIPKQEVASYRPDVRVVEIEGSD
- the LOC118039559 gene encoding B3 domain-containing protein Os01g0234100; amino-acid sequence: MAILEASTQQAKRGRSSKVKGSEMVLASTQTNNKKQALHNVSVKSESNKRKRGTVVNDGVKSKAMIRAIEIQASLSSEFPSLIKYMQPSHVSGGFWLGLCKKFCDEHLPSEDTVIVLEDGSGKSSQTKYLAHKSGLSGGWRGFSIDHNLVEGDVLVFHLVKPTKFKVYVVRANSAEEEDGALAFLKFDSRIKQMNPYHAESEMEYQDLEHLYLTNPEENNTMPGISSIRLVSDHSENESGDFGFEITDGIRMSETVVDFKEVRSFEDFDILVNGLVINCELSKHLQMKYYELCCSQKCFLHENFIEGLNCKLIAGIISETINIADAIRASKVTTSYDNLTTWEKTLKAFLGLGMKVDFLLARMEQLINLSAKSERHKKARLEKDNAEDEMRILEAKISGVEETMNRLDVVVETLEVNAENLEPRFQELAKAPW